The following proteins come from a genomic window of Chryseobacterium glaciei:
- a CDS encoding beta-ketoacyl-[acyl-carrier-protein] synthase family protein, translated as MENRVVITGMGIYSCIGTSLEEVKDSLYQGKSGIVLVDERKEFGFRSGLTGVVPKPDLKSLLNRRQRISMGEESEYAYVATLNALQQAGIDQDFLDNNEVGILYGNDSVSQAVVESIDIAREKKDTTLMGSGAIFKSMNSTVTMNLSTIFKLRGINLTISAACASGSHSLGLAYMMIKSGMQEMIVCGGAQETNKYSMASFDGLGVFSVRENEPTKASRPFDKDRDGLIPSGGAASLIVESLESAQKRGANILAEIVGYGFSSNGGHISTPNVDGPALAMNRALQQSGLQVKDIDYINAHATSTPIGDANEAKAIYEIFGSEVPVSSTKSMTGHECWMAGASEVIYSILMMQNDFVAPNINLENPDDEAKKINLIAETKSQKIDVFLSNSFGFGGTNSALIVKKFE; from the coding sequence ATGGAAAATAGGGTTGTAATTACCGGAATGGGAATTTATTCTTGCATCGGAACTTCTCTGGAAGAAGTGAAAGATTCCCTGTATCAAGGAAAATCCGGTATTGTTTTAGTGGACGAAAGAAAAGAATTTGGTTTCAGATCAGGTCTTACGGGCGTGGTTCCAAAACCGGATTTGAAAAGTCTTTTAAACAGACGTCAGCGCATCAGCATGGGCGAAGAAAGCGAATATGCTTATGTAGCCACACTTAATGCGTTACAGCAGGCAGGCATAGATCAGGACTTCTTAGATAATAACGAAGTTGGAATTTTATACGGGAATGATAGTGTTTCTCAGGCAGTTGTGGAATCAATCGACATTGCAAGAGAGAAAAAAGATACTACTTTAATGGGTTCAGGAGCGATATTCAAATCAATGAATTCTACGGTTACCATGAACCTTTCCACAATATTTAAATTAAGAGGAATTAATTTGACCATCAGCGCAGCTTGTGCCAGCGGATCTCATTCGTTGGGATTGGCTTATATGATGATTAAGAGCGGAATGCAGGAGATGATCGTTTGTGGAGGAGCTCAGGAAACCAATAAATATTCAATGGCAAGTTTTGATGGGTTGGGTGTTTTTTCGGTAAGAGAAAATGAACCAACAAAAGCATCAAGACCTTTTGATAAAGATCGAGACGGCTTAATTCCAAGTGGTGGAGCAGCTTCTTTGATTGTTGAAAGTTTAGAATCTGCACAAAAAAGAGGCGCAAATATTCTGGCTGAAATCGTTGGTTACGGTTTTTCTTCAAATGGCGGACACATCTCAACTCCAAATGTTGACGGACCAGCTTTAGCAATGAACAGAGCCTTGCAACAGTCTGGTTTACAGGTAAAAGATATTGATTATATTAATGCTCACGCGACTTCTACACCAATCGGAGACGCGAATGAAGCAAAAGCAATCTACGAAATTTTCGGAAGTGAAGTTCCTGTAAGTTCTACAAAATCCATGACGGGACATGAATGTTGGATGGCAGGTGCAAGTGAAGTTATTTACTCAATTCTGATGATGCAAAATGATTTCGTAGCACCAAATATCAACTTGGAAAACCCTGATGATGAGGCAAAAAAGATAAATTTGATCGCCGAAACAAAAAGTCAAAAAATTGACGTATTTTTGTCGAATTCTTTTGGATTTGGGGGAACAAATTCGGCACTAATTGTTAAAAAATTTGAATAA
- a CDS encoding acyl carrier protein — protein MEREKIVAIVNDFLVNEFEVDGDEISNEANLKTTLGLDSLDYIDMVVVIESNFGVKLGEADFKKMVTFDDFYSTIQNKITEKNA, from the coding sequence ATGGAAAGGGAAAAAATTGTTGCGATCGTCAACGACTTTTTGGTTAATGAATTCGAGGTAGACGGCGATGAAATCAGCAATGAAGCAAACTTAAAAACAACTTTAGGCTTAGACAGCTTAGATTATATCGATATGGTTGTAGTGATTGAATCTAATTTCGGAGTGAAATTAGGGGAAGCAGACTTCAAGAAAATGGTCACTTTTGATGACTTTTATTCGACTATTCAAAACAAAATCACTGAAAAAAACGCTTAA
- a CDS encoding lipid A biosynthesis acyltransferase: MNKWKGKSKGTILGYRIFVWCIRNIGIRSSYFVLYFVALYYFLFEKNSNKYFTYYFQKRLNYGFWKTKFSLFKSYFTFGTVLIDKTAISAGLREKYTYEFDGVENLKNLLEEKKGGVLISAHIGNFEIAEHFFADIDFDCQINLVTTDQEVTVIKEYLESVTVKKSNIKFIYVKDDMSHIFDINEALSKNELICFTGDRYFEGSKFLEGDLLGKSAKFPAGPFLIASRLGVPVVYVYVMKEKNLHYHLYARVAQQVKKRDAQGLLNSYTQNLESMIKKYPLQWFNYFDFWDDID, encoded by the coding sequence ATGAACAAGTGGAAAGGTAAATCTAAAGGCACAATTCTGGGCTACAGAATTTTCGTCTGGTGTATTAGAAATATCGGGATCAGAAGTTCATATTTTGTACTTTATTTTGTTGCTTTATACTACTTTTTGTTCGAAAAAAACAGCAACAAATACTTCACTTATTACTTTCAAAAAAGACTGAATTACGGATTTTGGAAAACTAAATTTTCATTATTTAAAAGTTATTTCACTTTCGGAACAGTTTTGATTGATAAAACAGCTATTTCAGCAGGATTAAGAGAAAAGTACACTTATGAATTTGATGGCGTTGAAAACCTCAAAAATCTTTTAGAAGAAAAAAAAGGTGGCGTCTTAATCAGCGCCCACATCGGAAATTTTGAAATTGCAGAACACTTTTTCGCTGATATTGATTTTGATTGTCAAATTAATTTAGTAACGACAGATCAGGAGGTTACAGTGATAAAAGAATACCTTGAAAGTGTTACTGTTAAAAAAAGCAATATCAAATTCATTTATGTAAAAGACGATATGTCGCATATTTTCGACATCAATGAAGCGTTGTCGAAAAATGAGTTGATCTGTTTTACAGGCGACCGTTATTTTGAAGGTTCAAAATTTCTTGAGGGAGATCTTCTTGGAAAAAGTGCGAAATTTCCTGCAGGGCCTTTCCTCATTGCTTCTCGGTTAGGCGTTCCCGTTGTGTACGTGTATGTGATGAAGGAAAAAAATCTTCATTATCACTTGTATGCAAGGGTCGCTCAGCAAGTTAAAAAACGAGATGCGCAGGGACTTTTAAACTCTTATACTCAAAATTTAGAGTCCATGATCAAAAAATATCCTCTTCAATGGTTCAATTACTTTGATTTTTGGGATGATATTGATTAA
- a CDS encoding phytoene desaturase family protein has translation MKKTYDILIIGSGLGGLVSALILAKEGLKVCVLEKNNQYGGNLQTFSRDKLIFDTGVHYLGGLSKGQNLHQFFSYLGIMDDLELQKMDEDGYDKITFGDDEIEYPHAQGYENFVEQLSQYFPHEKENLENYCEEIQRVCNQFPRYNVVGSNNYNEEILHLNTKRFIESITSDKKLQSVLLGSNFLYAGDSENVPFYVHALTVNSYIQSAYKCVKGGSQISKLLIIKLREYGAEVHKHSEVSTMIFNENGVLNGVKTKEGKEYFAKQIISNIEIRSTIKLIGEERLKKSFLNRVLSWEPVSSCFSVYLVLKPNSIPNFNYNLYHYSSEDLVWNAYQYKKENWPETYMLSSTPSKHHPKFAESLTVISYMDFDEVKNWQNTFNTVADEEERGQQYEKFKLEKAEKMIDALEKKIPDLRQFIKKVYTSSPLSYRDYIGSFEGNMYGYIKSSENPLKTMVSPRTKINNLFLTGQSVNMHGILGCTIGAFNTCAEILGKERIDERLTQMINKNKSE, from the coding sequence TTGAAAAAAACATACGACATATTGATTATCGGTAGCGGATTGGGAGGTCTTGTTTCGGCTCTAATTTTGGCGAAAGAAGGTCTGAAAGTCTGTGTCTTGGAGAAAAATAACCAATACGGCGGAAATTTACAGACATTTTCACGAGACAAACTGATTTTCGATACGGGAGTTCATTATTTGGGTGGATTATCAAAAGGGCAAAATCTTCATCAATTCTTTTCTTATTTGGGAATTATGGATGATCTCGAACTTCAGAAAATGGATGAAGACGGATATGATAAAATCACTTTCGGTGATGACGAAATCGAGTATCCTCATGCCCAGGGTTATGAAAATTTTGTTGAGCAATTATCTCAATATTTTCCGCATGAAAAAGAGAACTTGGAGAACTATTGTGAAGAAATTCAGCGGGTTTGTAATCAGTTTCCGAGATATAATGTTGTCGGAAGCAATAATTATAATGAAGAAATTCTCCATTTAAATACAAAAAGATTCATCGAATCGATTACTTCAGATAAAAAATTACAGTCAGTTTTATTGGGTTCAAATTTTCTCTATGCAGGAGATTCGGAAAATGTTCCGTTTTACGTTCATGCTTTGACGGTGAATTCTTACATTCAAAGTGCTTACAAATGCGTAAAAGGAGGAAGCCAGATCTCAAAATTATTAATTATAAAATTAAGAGAATATGGCGCGGAAGTTCACAAACATTCCGAAGTTTCTACAATGATCTTTAATGAAAATGGAGTTTTAAATGGAGTAAAAACTAAGGAAGGAAAAGAATATTTTGCGAAACAAATTATTTCAAACATTGAAATTCGTTCAACCATTAAATTGATTGGCGAAGAAAGGTTGAAAAAATCCTTTTTAAACAGGGTTTTAAGTTGGGAGCCTGTTTCTTCATGTTTCAGCGTTTATTTGGTCTTAAAACCAAATTCAATTCCAAATTTTAATTATAATTTGTATCATTATTCTTCAGAAGATCTGGTTTGGAATGCCTATCAATATAAAAAAGAAAACTGGCCGGAAACGTATATGCTTTCTTCAACACCTTCAAAACATCATCCTAAATTTGCTGAAAGTTTAACGGTAATTTCCTACATGGATTTTGATGAAGTTAAAAATTGGCAAAATACCTTTAATACAGTTGCTGATGAAGAGGAGAGAGGGCAACAGTATGAAAAATTCAAGCTTGAAAAAGCAGAAAAAATGATTGATGCATTGGAAAAGAAAATTCCAGATTTGCGACAATTTATTAAAAAAGTGTACACATCTTCTCCGTTATCTTACCGTGACTACATCGGAAGTTTCGAGGGAAACATGTACGGATATATAAAAAGCTCGGAAAACCCTTTAAAAACAATGGTTTCTCCGCGAACAAAAATTAATAATCTTTTTCTTACAGGACAATCTGTCAACATGCACGGAATTTTGGGTTGCACGATTGGAGCTTTCAATACTTGCGCTGAAATCTTAGGAAAAGAGCGTATTGATGAGCGTTTGACACAAATGATTAATAAGAATAAAAGTGAATAA